The following are encoded together in the Gammaproteobacteria bacterium genome:
- a CDS encoding alpha/beta fold hydrolase — protein MHFQRFGEGDRTVILLHGLFGLSANLGPLARELARDYRVLVPDLRNHGRSFHAAEMNYPLMAADVVRLMDTDGIARAALIGHSMGGKVAMQAALDHPGRIERLLVADIAPIDYQPHHGRLLVALREAAEDFLADRNRTRQILEAHIDEPGVVALMLMNRARSDDGSWHWRFNLEAIERDYAQILAAPHSDASYPGPVLFLKGELSEYILPSHLEPTRRLFPGARLKVIAGAGHWLHAEKPAVFLRLVRDFLREAPAR, from the coding sequence CTGCATTTCCAGCGTTTCGGAGAGGGTGATCGCACCGTGATTCTGCTGCATGGCCTGTTCGGGCTGTCGGCGAATCTTGGACCGCTCGCACGTGAGCTGGCGCGTGACTACCGGGTGCTGGTGCCGGATTTGCGCAATCACGGGCGCTCGTTTCATGCGGCGGAAATGAATTACCCGCTGATGGCCGCCGATGTGGTGCGACTGATGGACACGGACGGCATTGCACGGGCGGCGCTGATCGGACACTCCATGGGCGGCAAGGTCGCGATGCAGGCGGCGCTCGATCATCCCGGGCGTATCGAGCGCTTGCTGGTCGCGGATATCGCGCCGATCGACTATCAGCCGCATCACGGCCGCTTGCTGGTCGCGTTGCGCGAGGCAGCGGAGGATTTCCTGGCCGATCGCAACCGCACCCGGCAGATTCTCGAGGCGCACATCGATGAGCCCGGGGTGGTCGCGCTGATGCTGATGAACCGTGCCCGGAGCGACGACGGCAGCTGGCACTGGCGCTTCAATCTCGAGGCGATCGAGCGTGACTATGCGCAGATTCTTGCGGCCCCGCACTCCGACGCAAGCTACCCGGGACCGGTGCTGTTCCTCAAGGGCGAGCTGTCGGAGTACATTCTTCCCTCGCACCTGGAACCCACGCGCAGGCTGTTTCCCGGTGCACGGCTCAAGGTGATTGCCGGAGCCGGGCACTGGCTGCACGCCGAGAAGCCGGCGGTGTTCCTGCGCCTGGTCCGCGATTTTCTGCGCGAAGCGCCTGCGCGCTGA
- a CDS encoding coniferyl aldehyde dehydrogenase: protein MNSISEQASATADACAGLNELLERQRTAFRAEGAVAYGTRIDRIERCIALLVDNQAAICAALSADYGCRSPYMTRMSEVMTAVGNLKYVRKHLKSWMKPERRSAPVPMNLFGARARVYHQPKGVVGNMTPWNVPFAMIFSPMADILGAGNRAMVKPSEFAPQTSELARTLIARYFDPTEIAVVTGGPEVGAAFAALPFDHLLFTGATSIGRMVMRAAAENLTPVTLELGGKSPVIVSASADIEDAADKIMSGKAQNAGQLCISPDYVFVPQARLEVFLDACRRTFVTQFPTTVGNPDYNSMINERHYQRVLGYIEEARASGARVLELNPAGEDYSDRSLHKIPPHIVVDPGDELKLMQEEIFGPLMIVKSYRDLSDCIAYINARPRPLALYWFGKDAAERERVLQETISGGVSVNNVLMHFACDDLPFGGIGNSGVGHYHGRDGFRTFSHAKGVYREGRINLAKLAGTMPPFGPKLAKMLDGQIKK from the coding sequence ATGAACTCGATATCCGAACAAGCCAGTGCAACGGCCGATGCCTGCGCCGGTCTCAATGAACTCCTCGAGCGCCAGCGCACGGCGTTTCGTGCCGAGGGCGCGGTTGCCTACGGCACCCGTATCGATCGCATCGAGCGTTGCATCGCGCTGCTGGTCGACAACCAGGCAGCCATCTGCGCTGCATTGTCGGCGGATTACGGCTGTCGCTCCCCGTATATGACCCGCATGTCCGAGGTCATGACCGCGGTCGGCAACCTGAAGTACGTCAGGAAGCATCTCAAGTCGTGGATGAAGCCGGAACGACGCAGTGCCCCGGTGCCGATGAATCTTTTCGGCGCACGCGCCCGCGTGTATCACCAGCCCAAGGGAGTCGTCGGCAACATGACGCCATGGAATGTGCCTTTCGCCATGATCTTCAGCCCGATGGCGGATATTCTCGGAGCCGGCAACCGGGCGATGGTCAAACCCTCCGAGTTTGCGCCACAGACCTCCGAACTGGCCCGGACCCTGATCGCGCGCTATTTCGATCCCACCGAAATCGCGGTGGTAACCGGCGGCCCCGAGGTCGGCGCCGCGTTTGCCGCGCTGCCCTTCGACCACCTGCTGTTCACCGGTGCCACCTCCATCGGACGCATGGTGATGCGCGCCGCGGCGGAGAATCTCACACCTGTCACGCTGGAACTCGGCGGCAAATCGCCGGTGATCGTGAGTGCCAGCGCGGATATCGAGGATGCCGCCGACAAGATCATGAGCGGCAAGGCACAGAATGCCGGGCAGCTGTGCATCTCGCCCGACTATGTATTCGTCCCGCAGGCGCGGCTCGAAGTGTTCCTGGACGCCTGCCGACGCACCTTTGTCACCCAGTTCCCGACCACGGTCGGCAATCCCGATTACAACTCGATGATCAACGAGCGCCATTACCAGCGCGTGCTCGGCTATATCGAGGAAGCCCGTGCGAGTGGCGCGCGGGTACTCGAGTTGAATCCCGCCGGCGAGGATTACAGCGACCGCTCGCTGCACAAGATCCCGCCCCATATCGTGGTCGATCCCGGCGATGAGCTGAAACTGATGCAGGAGGAGATATTCGGGCCACTGATGATCGTGAAGAGTTATCGTGACCTCTCCGACTGCATCGCCTATATCAACGCCCGGCCGCGGCCACTGGCCCTCTACTGGTTTGGCAAGGACGCGGCGGAACGCGAACGCGTATTGCAGGAAACCATTTCCGGCGGCGTGTCGGTGAACAATGTGCTGATGCATTTCGCCTGTGACGATCTGCCGTTCGGCGGCATCGGTAACAGCGGCGTCGGGCATTATCACGGACGCGACGGCTTCCGTACCTTCAGTCACGCCAAGGGTGTCTATCGCGAGGGCAGGATCAATCTCGCCAAGCTCGCCGGCACCATGCCGCCGTTCGGACCGAAACTGGCGAAAATGCTCGACGGACAGATAAAGAAATAA
- a CDS encoding GMC family oxidoreductase N-terminal domain-containing protein: MHARAGNAAYDYIIVGAGSAGCALASRLSREASRRVLLLEAGGWPRNPMIHVPLGFAFLMNHKGLNWCYQTEPEPELDYRKIAWPRGKVVGGSSAINGMVYIRGQREDYAEWAAAGNPGWSFDELLPYFLRSEHNTRGASELHGVGGGLWVSEVGPPLDATDLFIQAGVSIGLPHNTDFNGPTQEGIGRYQVSVRNGLRQTTATHYLKSARGRANLDIRTRALAERLLLDGKRVSGIEYRHQGGVQRVYASKAVVLCGGSINSPQLLELSGIGNGALLAPLGIETNHELPGVGENLQDHLTVHVQQGLRNTGTFFEETRALGLIRNALRFGFKRQGLLIHPACQAGAFLRSSADVTRPDAQIHYTPAAGRLNAAGRIYTVPGTTATVCNLRPSSRGSVHIRTPFPDYPPAIRANYLSTEEDRRVTIEAVKRVREIFASSVFDGFRDDEILPGPHCDSDEKILAYIRRSAGSVYHPVGTCAMGRDDFAVVDHRLRVHGLEGLRIADASVIPRIISGNTNALCVAIGEKAADMLIEDHE; encoded by the coding sequence ATTCATGCGCGCGCCGGCAATGCCGCGTACGACTACATCATCGTCGGGGCCGGCTCCGCCGGTTGCGCGCTGGCCTCGCGCCTGAGCCGCGAGGCCAGCCGCCGGGTGCTCCTGCTCGAGGCTGGTGGCTGGCCGCGCAACCCCATGATCCACGTGCCGCTCGGTTTCGCGTTCCTGATGAATCACAAGGGCCTCAACTGGTGCTACCAGACCGAGCCCGAACCCGAACTGGATTACCGCAAGATCGCCTGGCCGCGCGGCAAGGTCGTCGGTGGCAGCAGCGCGATCAACGGCATGGTCTACATCCGCGGCCAGCGCGAGGATTACGCCGAGTGGGCCGCGGCCGGAAACCCCGGCTGGTCCTTCGACGAGCTGCTGCCCTATTTTCTCAGGAGCGAGCACAACACGCGCGGGGCGAGCGAGTTGCATGGCGTGGGCGGCGGCTTGTGGGTCAGCGAAGTCGGACCACCACTCGACGCCACCGATCTGTTCATCCAGGCGGGAGTCAGCATTGGTTTGCCGCACAACACGGATTTCAACGGCCCCACGCAGGAAGGGATCGGGCGCTACCAGGTGAGCGTGCGCAATGGCCTGCGCCAGACCACCGCAACCCACTACCTGAAGAGCGCGCGCGGGCGCGCCAACCTCGATATTCGCACCCGGGCGCTGGCCGAGCGCCTGCTGCTCGACGGCAAGCGCGTCAGTGGTATCGAGTACCGCCACCAGGGCGGTGTGCAGCGCGTGTACGCAAGCAAGGCGGTGGTGCTGTGCGGCGGCTCGATCAACAGTCCGCAACTGCTGGAACTCTCGGGGATCGGCAATGGCGCTCTGCTGGCCCCGCTCGGTATCGAAACGAACCACGAGCTGCCGGGGGTGGGTGAGAACCTGCAGGATCACCTGACCGTGCACGTCCAGCAGGGACTGCGCAATACCGGGACCTTCTTCGAGGAAACCCGAGCGCTGGGCCTGATCCGCAACGCGCTGCGCTTCGGCTTCAAGCGCCAGGGCCTGCTGATTCACCCCGCCTGCCAGGCGGGTGCGTTTCTGCGCAGCTCCGCGGATGTTACGCGGCCCGATGCCCAGATCCATTACACACCCGCCGCGGGACGCCTCAACGCCGCGGGCCGGATCTACACCGTGCCCGGCACCACGGCGACGGTCTGCAACCTGCGCCCGAGCAGCCGCGGCAGCGTGCATATCCGCACACCGTTTCCCGACTATCCGCCGGCCATTCGCGCCAATTACCTGTCCACCGAAGAGGATCGGCGCGTGACCATCGAGGCGGTCAAGCGGGTGCGCGAGATTTTCGCCTCGAGCGTGTTCGACGGATTCCGCGACGACGAGATCCTGCCCGGCCCCCACTGCGACAGCGACGAGAAGATCCTCGCCTACATCCGGCGCAGTGCCGGTTCGGTATACCATCCGGTGGGCACCTGTGCGATGGGCCGTGACGATTTCGCCGTGGTCGATCATCGTTTGCGCGTGCACGGACTGGAGGGGCTGCGTATCGCCGACGCCTCGGTGATTCCGCGCATCATCAGCGGCAACACCAATGCGTTGTGCGTGGCGATCGGCGAAAAGGCCGCCGATATGCTGATCGAAGACCATGAATGA
- a CDS encoding CoA transferase: MSEANGMLQGIRVIDCGTWVAAPAAATVLGDFGADVIKIEAPPGGDTYRWCAQFVPGFPRCNDNYSWQLTARNKRSIVLDIKHPDGYAALLRLVATADVFLSNFPPAVLEKLRIRYQDLREHNPRLVYGQLSGYGEQGPQANLAAYDRTGWWARSGMMDRMRYRDHPPAGGILGWGDHASAMSLFGAVMMGLYRRERSGLGGKVSTSLLANGIWANGIPLQARLSGAEVGLETPRPEMDNALAVAYETRDGHWFYPWLFDEERDWVRFVIALGLRELVEDPRFVETTERRANARALIAAIAATVQREDWSHWCVLLPDQGIDLISVNTLDDVIRDPQVIANAGIVPLEGVPGSATHTVNSPVFVEGETKRSAGRAPELGQHTLEVLAEVGYDSERIARMKAAGVLG; this comes from the coding sequence ATGAGCGAGGCAAATGGCATGTTGCAGGGTATCCGGGTGATCGATTGCGGAACCTGGGTGGCGGCGCCGGCGGCGGCCACGGTACTTGGCGACTTCGGCGCCGATGTCATCAAGATCGAGGCGCCACCCGGTGGTGACACTTACCGCTGGTGCGCGCAGTTCGTGCCGGGGTTTCCGCGCTGCAACGACAACTATTCATGGCAACTCACCGCCCGCAACAAGCGCAGCATCGTGCTCGATATCAAGCACCCGGACGGATACGCCGCACTGTTGCGTCTGGTCGCAACGGCTGATGTGTTTCTCAGCAATTTTCCGCCCGCGGTACTGGAGAAACTGCGTATCCGCTACCAGGATCTGCGCGAACACAACCCGCGCCTGGTGTACGGGCAGCTCTCGGGTTACGGAGAGCAGGGACCACAGGCGAATCTTGCGGCCTATGACCGTACCGGCTGGTGGGCCCGCTCCGGAATGATGGATCGCATGCGTTACCGCGATCATCCCCCGGCCGGTGGCATTCTCGGCTGGGGCGATCACGCCAGCGCGATGTCGCTGTTCGGCGCGGTGATGATGGGCCTCTACCGGCGCGAACGCAGCGGGCTGGGTGGCAAGGTGTCGACTTCGTTGCTGGCCAACGGCATCTGGGCCAACGGTATTCCATTGCAGGCCCGGCTCAGCGGCGCCGAGGTCGGACTCGAGACGCCGCGGCCCGAGATGGACAATGCGCTTGCAGTTGCGTACGAGACCCGTGATGGGCACTGGTTCTACCCCTGGCTGTTCGATGAGGAGCGTGACTGGGTGCGCTTCGTGATTGCCCTCGGGCTGCGCGAGCTGGTGGAGGATCCGCGCTTCGTGGAGACCACCGAACGGCGGGCCAATGCCCGGGCGCTGATCGCGGCTATCGCTGCCACGGTGCAGCGCGAGGACTGGTCGCATTGGTGCGTCCTGCTGCCGGATCAGGGCATAGACCTGATTTCGGTCAATACGCTCGATGACGTGATCCGCGATCCGCAGGTGATCGCCAATGCCGGTATCGTGCCGCTCGAGGGTGTTCCCGGCAGCGCCACGCATACCGTCAACAGTCCGGTGTTCGTCGAAGGAGAAACCAAGCGCAGCGCGGGGCGCGCGCCGGAGCTCGGCCAACATACGCTCGAAGTGCTGGCCGAGGTGGGTTATGACAGCGAGCGCATCGCGCGGATGAAAGCCGCCGGCGTGCTGGGCTAA
- a CDS encoding ATP-binding cassette domain-containing protein yields MIEVTQLSKHFGRIEAVRELGFTVRPGEVLGFLGPNGAGKSTTMKMIAGFVTPSAGSVRVCGRDVTEDTLEAQRLIGYLPEGAPGYEDMSVAGFLRFIAEVRGFRGAERDSRVENVVATMNLQGVTEQPIETLSKGFKRRVGLAQAILHDPLVLILDEPTDGLDPNQKHQVREMIRGLSRDKIVIISTHILEEVHAVCNRAIIISGGRIVADGTPAELEARSRYHRAVHIHFAADYAARDALAALPSVSEVEVHAEGRRLVVIAEPGTNPLAAVARLVHDSGWLIDDLHVERGRLDEVFRQITREAA; encoded by the coding sequence ATGATCGAAGTCACCCAACTCAGCAAGCACTTCGGACGGATCGAAGCCGTTCGCGAGCTCGGTTTCACGGTGCGCCCGGGGGAGGTGCTGGGCTTTCTCGGCCCCAACGGCGCCGGCAAATCGACCACGATGAAAATGATTGCCGGCTTTGTCACGCCGAGCGCGGGTTCGGTGCGGGTCTGCGGTCGGGATGTGACCGAGGATACGCTCGAGGCGCAGCGCCTGATTGGCTACCTCCCCGAGGGCGCGCCTGGCTATGAAGACATGAGCGTGGCCGGATTCCTGCGCTTCATTGCCGAAGTGCGCGGCTTCCGTGGAGCCGAGCGCGATTCCCGTGTGGAGAACGTGGTCGCGACGATGAACCTGCAGGGTGTGACCGAGCAACCCATCGAGACCCTGTCCAAGGGTTTCAAACGTCGTGTCGGTCTGGCCCAGGCGATCCTGCACGATCCGCTGGTGCTGATCCTGGACGAGCCGACCGATGGGCTCGATCCCAATCAGAAACACCAGGTGCGTGAAATGATCCGCGGGCTGTCCCGGGACAAGATCGTGATCATCTCGACGCATATCCTCGAGGAGGTCCATGCGGTGTGCAATCGGGCGATCATCATATCGGGTGGCCGGATCGTGGCTGATGGTACACCAGCGGAACTCGAGGCGCGCTCGCGCTACCATCGCGCGGTGCATATTCATTTCGCGGCCGATTACGCGGCCCGCGATGCGCTGGCCGCGCTGCCATCGGTCAGCGAGGTCGAGGTACACGCCGAAGGCCGGCGCCTGGTGGTGATTGCCGAGCCCGGCACCAATCCGCTCGCTGCGGTCGCAAGGCTGGTGCATGACAGCGGCTGGCTGATCGATGACCTGCACGTGGAGCGCGGACGGCTCGATGAAGTGTTTCGCCAGATCACCCGGGAGGCGGCGTAA
- a CDS encoding ABC transporter permease subunit, giving the protein MSMIGIITRRELGAYFATPLAYVFVLIFLMLSGAFTFYIGGFYERGQADLSAFFNFHPWLYLFLVPAISMRLWAEERKSGTIELLLTLPLTRMQAVLGKFLAAWLFTGLALALTFPLWITVNFLGRPDNGVIVSSYLGSWLMAGSFLAIGSCMSALTRNQVIAFILTVVVCFLFVLSGFPLVLDAVSAWAPRVLVDGIAAMSFLTHFNSVARGVIGLRDLLFFLSLVVVWLAATALVIEMKQAD; this is encoded by the coding sequence ATGAGCATGATCGGTATCATCACGCGGCGTGAGCTCGGCGCCTATTTCGCGACCCCGCTGGCCTATGTGTTCGTGCTGATTTTCCTGATGCTGAGCGGTGCCTTCACTTTCTATATCGGCGGGTTCTACGAGCGCGGGCAGGCAGACCTGAGCGCGTTTTTCAATTTCCATCCCTGGCTGTACCTGTTCCTGGTGCCCGCGATCTCGATGCGCCTGTGGGCGGAGGAGCGCAAGAGCGGCACCATCGAACTGCTGCTCACGCTGCCGCTGACACGCATGCAGGCGGTACTGGGCAAGTTCCTCGCGGCCTGGCTTTTTACCGGGCTGGCACTGGCCCTGACCTTTCCGCTGTGGATAACGGTCAATTTTCTCGGCAGGCCCGACAACGGGGTGATCGTCTCGAGCTATCTGGGCAGCTGGCTGATGGCAGGAAGTTTTCTCGCGATCGGCTCGTGCATGTCGGCGCTGACCCGCAACCAGGTGATCGCATTCATCCTGACCGTGGTGGTGTGCTTCCTGTTCGTGCTGAGCGGCTTTCCGCTGGTGCTCGATGCGGTGAGCGCCTGGGCGCCACGGGTGCTGGTCGACGGGATCGCGGCAATGAGTTTCCTGACTCATTTCAATTCCGTCGCGCGCGGCGTGATCGGGTTGCGTGACCTGCTGTTCTTCCTGTCGCTCGTTGTGGTCTGGCTGGCGGCGACGGCGCTGGTGATCGAAATGAAACAGGCGGACTGA
- a CDS encoding Gldg family protein yields MNRKIYPRLGLVLLVVGLISFSALNTLLFGSLRLDLTENRLYTISPGTREIIDSIEEPIDLYFFYSDRATRELAPLRSYAKRVRELIEEYALQANGKIRLRIIDPVPFSEAEDQAAEFGLQAVPLDQGGEQVYFGLAGTNAYGDQQHIAFFQPEREEFLEYELSKLVHSLVTVKKPVVGLISGLQINGGFDMMSSSPTPAWAVMEQLQQGFEVRNIAPQADKIDPDITTLMIVHPTGLSDALQYAIDQFVLKGGKAIVYVDPYCESAKASANPLLEQGSAPTSSNLEKLFKAWGVQYSPDKVVGDAGTALQISFAADQPPVKHLGFLGLGVANLARDDVVTGNLELLNLGMAGALAPAPGASTRFEPLMQSSDQVALLDSMQVQVSRDPSALLKGFMPSGERYTLAARISGPAKSAFAAAQTEGQEHIAESEDINLIVVADADMLADRFWVQVQDFFGQRLATAWADNASFAQNALENLGGSSSLIGIRSRGRFSRPFDRVEQIRLNADARYRASAEQLQQRLDETEQKLGELQRSREQNNQLVLSPEQEHALLEFQDEKLRIRKELREVRHQLDQDIEHLGMLLKLVNILIMPLLLTLLLYGWHVWRRGRGAARRKAGQGGVGS; encoded by the coding sequence ATGAACCGCAAGATATATCCGCGTCTCGGCCTGGTGCTGCTGGTGGTGGGCCTGATCAGCTTCAGCGCCCTGAACACGCTGCTGTTTGGCAGCCTGCGGCTCGATCTAACCGAAAACCGGCTGTACACGATTTCTCCCGGTACCCGCGAGATCATTGACAGTATCGAGGAGCCGATCGACCTGTATTTTTTCTATTCCGACCGGGCCACGCGCGAGCTGGCGCCGCTGCGCAGTTATGCCAAGCGGGTGCGCGAACTGATCGAGGAGTACGCATTGCAGGCGAACGGCAAGATTCGCCTGAGGATCATCGACCCGGTGCCGTTTTCGGAAGCCGAGGACCAGGCGGCGGAATTCGGCCTGCAGGCGGTGCCGCTCGATCAGGGCGGCGAACAGGTCTATTTCGGCCTGGCGGGCACGAATGCCTACGGTGATCAGCAACACATCGCGTTTTTCCAGCCCGAGCGCGAGGAGTTTCTCGAATACGAGTTGAGCAAGCTGGTGCACAGCCTGGTGACGGTGAAAAAGCCGGTGGTCGGCTTGATTTCAGGCCTGCAGATCAACGGCGGTTTCGACATGATGAGTTCCTCGCCAACGCCGGCATGGGCCGTTATGGAGCAGCTGCAGCAGGGCTTCGAGGTGCGCAATATCGCACCGCAGGCCGACAAGATCGACCCCGATATCACGACCCTGATGATTGTGCACCCGACCGGCCTCTCCGATGCCTTGCAATATGCCATCGATCAGTTCGTGCTGAAGGGCGGCAAGGCCATCGTGTATGTCGATCCGTATTGTGAATCGGCCAAGGCCTCGGCCAACCCGCTGCTGGAGCAGGGGTCTGCGCCTACCTCGTCGAATCTGGAAAAATTGTTCAAGGCCTGGGGGGTTCAATACTCGCCCGACAAGGTCGTTGGCGATGCGGGTACCGCGTTGCAGATCAGTTTTGCGGCCGATCAGCCACCGGTCAAACATCTCGGCTTCCTCGGCCTCGGTGTTGCCAACCTTGCGCGTGACGATGTGGTAACCGGGAATCTCGAACTGCTGAATCTCGGCATGGCCGGTGCGCTCGCCCCGGCCCCCGGCGCGAGCACCCGATTCGAGCCGCTCATGCAGTCGAGCGATCAGGTCGCGCTGCTCGACAGCATGCAGGTGCAGGTGAGCCGAGATCCGAGCGCCTTGCTGAAAGGCTTCATGCCCAGCGGGGAGCGTTACACGCTGGCGGCGCGTATCAGCGGACCGGCGAAATCGGCTTTTGCAGCAGCGCAGACCGAAGGCCAGGAGCACATTGCGGAAAGCGAGGACATCAACCTGATCGTGGTCGCCGACGCCGACATGCTCGCGGATCGCTTCTGGGTGCAGGTACAGGATTTCTTCGGGCAGCGACTGGCGACCGCCTGGGCCGACAATGCCTCGTTCGCGCAGAATGCGCTGGAAAACCTCGGTGGCAGTTCCTCGTTGATCGGTATCCGCAGCCGGGGCAGGTTCTCGCGCCCCTTCGATCGGGTGGAGCAGATCCGTCTCAATGCGGACGCGCGCTACCGCGCCAGCGCGGAACAGTTGCAACAGCGCCTCGACGAGACCGAGCAGAAGCTGGGCGAGTTGCAGCGCAGCAGGGAGCAGAACAACCAGCTGGTGCTGTCGCCCGAGCAGGAGCATGCCCTGCTCGAATTCCAGGATGAGAAGCTGCGCATTCGCAAGGAATTGCGCGAAGTCCGTCACCAGCTGGACCAGGATATCGAACACCTCGGGATGCTGCTGAAGTTGGTGAACATCCTGATCATGCCGTTGCTGCTGACGTTGCTGCTCTATGGCTGGCATGTGTGGCGCCGGGGCCGAGGAGCCGCCAGGCGGAAGGCAGGGCAGGGAGGCGTCGGGTCATGA
- a CDS encoding DUF4340 domain-containing protein yields MKGNSKLAVAVALVALMVLLVAVFGRQQAPESARENALWLPELKPALPELRKVALQSSTERVTLERTEAGWGVVERSGYPVDFKRLEELLRALSQARLLEQKTSRPEYFSRLGLVDIEQPDSKAVLLELWSGAEQALVRVLIGDPAESRNGRYVRAASGSETWLIDQSPEPLTDAADWIDRHFLDVDFSRVERVTRTVPGGNGFVAVRETPGAASLGVRELPTGRKPRYEGVFDGAARAVLSAEIEDVKPLQQSDFAADKTATTLIETADGLGLEIGTIKDESGSWVRVRALAVAARAEDGSAQQVAVEGGDPDAASMAAGGAAPQQVDPGTINDRLGNWAFKVSDYVHGELSKSLEDYLEEPPHATDKKNADAG; encoded by the coding sequence ATGAAGGGCAACAGCAAATTGGCAGTGGCGGTGGCGCTGGTCGCGCTGATGGTGCTGCTGGTGGCGGTGTTTGGTCGCCAGCAAGCGCCCGAGAGCGCGCGCGAGAACGCATTGTGGCTGCCCGAACTCAAGCCGGCGCTGCCGGAGCTGCGCAAGGTGGCGCTGCAGTCGAGCACGGAGCGGGTCACGCTCGAGCGCACGGAGGCCGGTTGGGGTGTCGTGGAGCGCTCCGGCTACCCGGTCGACTTCAAACGGCTCGAGGAACTGTTGCGCGCGCTGTCGCAAGCCCGCCTGCTGGAGCAGAAGACCTCGAGGCCCGAGTATTTCTCGCGGCTTGGTCTGGTCGATATAGAGCAGCCGGACAGCAAAGCGGTATTGCTCGAGCTGTGGAGTGGCGCCGAGCAGGCGCTGGTCAGGGTGCTGATCGGCGATCCCGCCGAAAGCCGCAACGGCCGCTATGTCCGTGCTGCCTCGGGTAGCGAAACCTGGTTGATCGACCAGTCGCCGGAGCCATTGACGGATGCCGCGGACTGGATCGATCGTCATTTTCTCGATGTGGATTTTTCGCGTGTCGAGCGGGTCACGCGCACGGTGCCCGGAGGCAACGGTTTCGTTGCCGTGCGCGAGACGCCAGGCGCGGCGAGCCTCGGCGTGCGGGAACTGCCCACAGGCAGAAAACCGCGTTACGAAGGGGTGTTCGATGGCGCGGCGCGGGCAGTACTCAGCGCGGAAATCGAGGATGTGAAGCCGTTGCAACAGAGTGATTTCGCGGCAGACAAAACCGCGACGACGCTGATCGAAACCGCGGACGGACTGGGGCTGGAGATCGGGACCATCAAGGACGAAAGTGGCAGCTGGGTGCGGGTGAGGGCACTCGCGGTGGCTGCCCGGGCCGAAGATGGCTCTGCGCAGCAGGTGGCAGTCGAGGGTGGTGATCCCGATGCCGCGTCGATGGCTGCGGGCGGCGCGGCGCCGCAACAAGTGGACCCCGGCACCATCAATGATCGCCTGGGGAACTGGGCGTTCAAGGTTTCGGATTATGTTCACGGAGAGCTGAGCAAGTCGCTCGAGGATTACCTGGAAGAACCGCCGCACGCAACGGACAAGAAGAATGCCGACGCCGGCTGA
- a CDS encoding COX15/CtaA family protein, whose product MPTPADLRHSRRAVLGWLVFIIAMVFCMVVVGGVTRLTGSGLSIVEWAPIMGTLPPLSHADWLAAFAQYQQFPQYKITHPDMSLAEFQGIFFWEYMHRLLGRGIGVVFLLPFLWFRVRGAFSRRLSWQLLGALALGGMQGLVGWLMVKSGLVDEPRVSHYRLALHLGLAFSIMAYILWLVLGLRAAAVDERSPGTTTSARALLWSIAIVTVLQIVYGAFVAGLRAGLGYNTFPKMGELWIADAVMALQPWWLNLFESHATVQFVHRWLGTLLLLLVTALWLRARRADWGASRQIRIHALLLVVTVQYLLGVYTLLRLVPLTAAVVHQGCASLVLLAVIAVMQGFRQRDASGAG is encoded by the coding sequence ATGCCGACGCCGGCTGATTTGCGCCATTCGCGCCGGGCGGTGCTCGGCTGGCTGGTATTCATCATCGCGATGGTGTTCTGCATGGTGGTTGTCGGCGGTGTCACGCGGCTGACGGGCTCCGGATTGTCGATTGTCGAGTGGGCCCCGATCATGGGGACCCTGCCGCCACTGAGTCATGCCGACTGGCTGGCCGCCTTCGCGCAATACCAGCAGTTCCCGCAGTACAAGATCACCCACCCGGACATGAGCCTGGCCGAGTTCCAGGGGATCTTTTTCTGGGAATACATGCATCGCCTGCTCGGGCGCGGCATCGGCGTGGTGTTCCTGTTGCCATTCCTGTGGTTCCGGGTGCGTGGAGCGTTTAGCCGTCGCCTCTCCTGGCAGTTGCTGGGTGCTCTGGCACTCGGCGGGATGCAGGGGCTGGTCGGCTGGCTGATGGTAAAAAGCGGATTGGTCGACGAGCCTCGTGTCAGCCACTACCGGCTGGCGCTGCATCTGGGGCTGGCGTTCTCGATCATGGCTTATATCCTGTGGTTGGTGCTCGGTTTGCGTGCCGCTGCCGTGGACGAGCGCTCGCCCGGGACGACGACGTCCGCGCGCGCCCTGTTGTGGAGCATCGCGATCGTGACGGTGCTGCAGATCGTCTACGGCGCATTCGTTGCGGGTCTTCGGGCCGGGCTCGGTTACAACACCTTCCCGAAAATGGGCGAGTTGTGGATTGCCGATGCGGTCATGGCCCTGCAGCCCTGGTGGCTCAATCTGTTCGAGAGTCATGCCACCGTGCAGTTCGTGCATCGCTGGCTCGGCACCCTGCTGTTGCTGCTGGTGACTGCATTGTGGCTGCGCGCGCGCCGTGCCGACTGGGGGGCTTCCCGGCAAATCCGGATCCACGCGCTGCTGCTGGTGGTGACGGTGCAATATCTGCTCGGCGTATACACCCTGCTGCGTCTCGTGCCGCTGACGGCCGCAGTCGTGCATCAGGGTTGCGCGAGCCTGGTGCTGCTGGCGGTGATTGCCGTGATGCAGGGATTTCGCCAGCGCGATGCGAGCGGTGCGGGCTAG